The following are encoded in a window of Rhizobium sp. 11515TR genomic DNA:
- a CDS encoding LysR family transcriptional regulator, with protein MQDLNLLRVLVAIHECQTVTAAANRLNMSQPTVSQALSRLRDITSDPLFLRGPQGMSPTAHATHLYRECATALHRLDHALKADEPFIPADAKEHFTIALSDLGEMTFLPPIADALASIAPSIRLDIVPLAVHEVEQKLKLRQIDFAIGNLKKIDPDLRQRDLFEENYVALIRKNHPTIGNTLSLDEFLANGHAVVNGASEHWQVSSLATVGGPKPAHVHIVLPHFTALPFVISQSDLIGVLPSRTAESFSERFNLRWLPLPFVMPNFKVRLLWHGGQTLRSDARNWMVEQVSDILQNFQPCPYDYHRTPETLR; from the coding sequence ATGCAAGACCTGAATCTGTTGCGCGTTCTCGTTGCGATACACGAGTGCCAGACGGTGACTGCAGCTGCGAACCGGCTGAATATGTCGCAGCCAACCGTGTCGCAAGCGCTGTCGCGCCTGCGCGACATTACCAGCGATCCGCTTTTCCTGCGTGGCCCACAGGGCATGTCGCCAACAGCGCATGCCACCCATCTCTATCGTGAATGTGCGACGGCGCTGCACCGTCTCGATCATGCCCTGAAGGCAGACGAGCCTTTCATTCCGGCTGACGCGAAGGAGCATTTTACCATTGCATTGTCCGATCTGGGCGAGATGACCTTTCTACCACCGATTGCCGACGCTTTGGCGAGCATCGCACCCTCGATCCGGCTCGACATCGTGCCGCTGGCCGTCCATGAGGTCGAGCAGAAGCTCAAGCTTCGGCAGATCGATTTTGCCATTGGCAACCTGAAAAAGATCGATCCGGATCTCAGGCAGCGCGATCTTTTCGAGGAGAACTATGTCGCCCTGATTCGGAAGAATCATCCAACCATCGGCAATACGCTCTCTTTGGACGAGTTTCTGGCCAACGGCCACGCCGTCGTCAACGGTGCTTCCGAACATTGGCAGGTTTCAAGCCTTGCAACGGTCGGAGGGCCGAAGCCGGCGCACGTCCATATAGTGCTACCGCATTTCACCGCTCTGCCCTTCGTGATCAGCCAGAGCGATCTCATCGGCGTGTTACCATCACGCACCGCCGAAAGCTTCTCCGAGCGCTTCAATCTCCGATGGCTGCCGCTGCCCTTCGTCATGCCGAATTTCAAGGTCCGGCTGCTTTGGCATGGTGGGCAGACGCTGCGCAGCGACGCGCGCAACTGGATGGTTGAACAGGTGAGCGATATTCTGCAAAACTTTCAGCCCTGTCCCTACGATTATCATCGGACCCCGGAGACACTACGCTAG
- a CDS encoding ketopantoate reductase family protein, whose amino-acid sequence MKIAIIGAGAMGSLFAGRLAEKDHSVSLIEVSGRMIDAIGAKGLRMTGLFGEKAYSLPIGPADRYIDPFDLLIVFTKGMHTSSAMEAAKHVIGKDTWALTVQNGIGNVEAIESFIARDRIVMGMTNWPSTLIEPGLVNVPGEGEIKVWAASGQVSETLEAVASALDGAGLNCKLDPHVEVAIWEKLAFNSALNSLAAITGLTVGEMGDRQESRNIVFTILDEVIAVAKARGLAVDADHIRESVEHAFANHRQHKPSMLQDRLAGRTMEIGTITGAVSKAGETLGIATPVTTTFASLLTLVDGEALRV is encoded by the coding sequence ATGAAGATCGCTATTATCGGGGCTGGAGCCATGGGAAGCCTGTTTGCCGGACGCTTGGCGGAAAAGGACCACTCGGTCTCCCTCATCGAAGTATCCGGCAGGATGATTGACGCCATTGGCGCCAAAGGGCTTCGGATGACGGGCCTTTTCGGCGAGAAGGCTTACAGCCTGCCGATCGGCCCGGCGGATCGCTATATTGATCCTTTCGATCTGCTGATCGTCTTCACCAAGGGCATGCATACGTCCTCCGCGATGGAGGCGGCGAAACATGTCATCGGCAAGGATACCTGGGCACTGACGGTTCAAAACGGCATCGGTAATGTCGAAGCAATCGAGTCCTTCATTGCCCGCGACCGCATCGTCATGGGCATGACCAACTGGCCCTCGACGCTGATCGAGCCGGGCCTGGTCAATGTTCCCGGCGAAGGTGAGATCAAGGTCTGGGCCGCGAGCGGCCAGGTTTCCGAGACGTTGGAGGCCGTTGCCAGCGCCCTCGATGGGGCAGGCCTCAACTGCAAGCTCGATCCGCATGTCGAAGTGGCAATTTGGGAAAAGTTGGCCTTCAATTCTGCGCTCAACTCGCTTGCTGCCATAACAGGACTGACCGTTGGCGAAATGGGCGACCGGCAGGAGTCGCGCAACATCGTCTTCACCATCCTCGATGAGGTTATCGCGGTCGCAAAGGCGCGCGGCCTTGCCGTCGATGCAGATCATATCCGGGAGTCGGTCGAACACGCCTTTGCCAATCACAGGCAGCATAAGCCATCCATGCTGCAGGACCGACTTGCCGGCCGGACTATGGAAATCGGCACGATTACGGGGGCGGTCAGCAAGGCGGGCGAGACACTTGGTATTGCCACGCCGGTCACGACGACCTTTGCCAGCCTGCTCACCCTTGTCGATGGAGAGGCACTGCGCGTCTGA
- a CDS encoding aldehyde dehydrogenase translates to MDNIQLLIDNEDRAALSGGIYERIDPVTGEIATKAAAGKADDAHAAADAAAAAFAQWSASGPGERRKLLLKAADIMDSKASEFIRLMTAETGATAPWGGFNAMFAANILREAAAMTTQISGEIIPSDKPGTLAMGIRQPAGVCVGIAPWNAPVILGTRAIAMPLACGNTVILKASEMCPGTHRLIGQVLREAGFPNGVVNVVTNAPADAAKVVETLVAHPAVKRINFTGSSRVGKIIAKLAAEHLKPVLLELGGKAPFLVLDDADLDAAVNAAAFGAYMNQGQICMSTERIIVDAKVADAFVEKLAAKAKALPAGDPRGHVVLGSLVTPEAAERVQEMVDDAIAKGAALVAGGTHNGSIMAATLVDRVTPDMRIYSEESFGPAKSVIRVNGDEEAIRVANDTEYGLSSAVFSRNVERAMAVARRIESGICHINGPTVHDEAQMPFGGVKASGYGRFGGRAAIAEFTDLRWITVEDAQQHYPF, encoded by the coding sequence ATGGATAACATTCAGCTTTTGATCGACAATGAAGACCGCGCAGCACTGTCGGGCGGGATATATGAGCGCATCGATCCGGTGACCGGAGAGATCGCGACGAAGGCGGCCGCCGGTAAGGCGGACGACGCCCATGCCGCGGCTGATGCCGCCGCTGCGGCCTTCGCTCAATGGTCGGCATCGGGGCCGGGCGAACGCCGCAAGCTGCTCTTGAAGGCAGCCGACATCATGGATTCCAAGGCGAGCGAATTCATCCGCCTGATGACCGCCGAAACGGGCGCAACCGCGCCCTGGGGCGGGTTCAATGCCATGTTCGCCGCCAATATCCTGCGCGAGGCTGCAGCGATGACGACGCAGATTTCCGGCGAGATCATCCCGTCCGACAAGCCCGGTACGCTTGCCATGGGCATTCGCCAGCCTGCCGGCGTCTGCGTTGGCATCGCGCCTTGGAACGCCCCCGTCATCCTTGGCACGCGGGCAATCGCCATGCCGCTTGCCTGCGGCAACACGGTCATCCTCAAAGCCTCCGAGATGTGCCCGGGCACGCATCGGCTCATTGGCCAGGTGCTGCGCGAAGCGGGCTTCCCTAACGGCGTCGTCAATGTCGTCACCAACGCGCCGGCCGATGCGGCCAAGGTTGTTGAGACGCTGGTTGCCCATCCGGCGGTCAAGCGCATTAATTTTACGGGCTCTTCCCGCGTCGGCAAAATCATCGCGAAGCTTGCGGCCGAGCATCTCAAGCCGGTTCTGCTCGAGCTCGGCGGCAAGGCGCCCTTCCTCGTTCTCGATGACGCGGATCTCGATGCGGCCGTCAATGCCGCCGCTTTCGGCGCTTACATGAACCAGGGCCAGATCTGCATGTCGACGGAACGCATTATCGTGGATGCCAAGGTCGCGGATGCTTTCGTTGAAAAACTGGCGGCCAAGGCGAAGGCGCTTCCGGCCGGCGATCCGCGCGGTCACGTTGTTCTGGGCTCACTCGTCACGCCTGAGGCGGCCGAACGAGTGCAGGAAATGGTCGATGACGCTATCGCCAAAGGTGCGGCGCTCGTTGCCGGTGGTACGCATAATGGTTCCATCATGGCAGCAACGCTCGTCGATCGCGTCACGCCCGACATGCGCATCTATTCCGAAGAATCCTTCGGTCCGGCCAAAAGCGTAATACGTGTGAACGGCGATGAAGAGGCGATCCGCGTCGCGAATGATACGGAATATGGGTTATCATCCGCCGTCTTCAGCCGGAATGTCGAGCGCGCCATGGCCGTTGCTCGCCGAATTGAAAGCGGGATTTGCCACATAAACGGTCCGACCGTGCATGACGAAGCTCAAATGCCGTTTGGTGGGGTCAAGGCTTCAGGTTACGGCCGCTTCGGCGGACGTGCAGCGATTGCCGAATTCACCGATCTGCGTTGGATCACGGTGGAAGACGCACAGCAGCATTACCCGTTTTGA
- a CDS encoding MarR family winged helix-turn-helix transcriptional regulator: MTVSPKPAEDSPSENESDVLIPTAFRDVVGYHLRVAQEVSFQTFSAMLEKSDLKPGWYSILTILSEYDELTPSELSRVCGRDRSTLTSTLKGLAIRGLIERRQNPNDQRSYSVSLTDEGCKMHKRLHAVAREHDRRLDAIVGKDKEALIAILARIVDALGKG; this comes from the coding sequence GTGACAGTATCACCCAAGCCCGCCGAAGATTCGCCGAGTGAGAACGAAAGTGACGTTCTTATACCGACGGCATTCAGGGACGTCGTCGGTTATCATCTTCGCGTGGCCCAGGAGGTTTCTTTCCAGACATTCAGCGCGATGCTTGAAAAGAGCGACCTGAAGCCTGGCTGGTATTCGATTCTGACGATCCTTTCCGAATATGACGAGCTGACCCCTTCGGAATTGAGCAGGGTCTGCGGTCGCGACCGCTCGACTCTGACTTCGACGCTGAAGGGGCTTGCCATTCGCGGCCTGATCGAACGGCGGCAAAATCCCAACGATCAGCGCAGCTACAGCGTCAGCCTCACAGACGAGGGTTGCAAAATGCATAAGCGGCTGCATGCCGTCGCACGTGAGCACGACCGCCGTCTGGATGCGATCGTAGGGAAAGACAAGGAAGCCCTGATCGCGATCCTGGCAAGAATTGTCGATGCGCTCGGCAAAGGCTGA
- a CDS encoding thiamine pyrophosphate-requiring protein — protein MMDEKAPTITAGGALLARLKAVGVDYIFANSGTDFPPIIEGLAEASAKQIPLPKAIVIPHENAAMGMAHGYYLATGRAQAVMAHTNVGLANCAIGAINAATEHVPMLVFSGRTPVVEKGRLGARTVPIGWGQEMRDQAAMIRESVKWDYELKFPEQAVDIIDRAFAIANSTPRGPVYLSLPREVLCEPCPSDELEGRATIAAASAAPRRADIEAVAKLLSEAKNPLIIAQRGAGSAEGFETLSRLADDWGIAICQYWAIQLAAPTDHPMAVGGDPAEWLAKADLVLVIDSLAPWSPDIHALKPGCKVVHIGEDPLYARFPIRNFPCDLALVGDTADVIIEFADAASGFLSRTETARDARRAEVATAAAKSRSIVLERAAAGRGPVMSKAFVSTCLSKAIEGMDAAVLSELGAPLEELTLRSPNSWFQEPHSGGLGWCFPAALGMKLARPDRLVVATMGDGSYMFSNPVACHQIAEAAEIPLLILVLNNSEWGAVRQSVLGVYPDGYAAKANTMPLVSLAPTPDFTKVAAASRAWTARVDRAEDLDAALAAAIEQVTIHKTQALVEIRIAP, from the coding sequence ATGATGGATGAAAAGGCTCCAACGATAACCGCCGGCGGTGCTTTGCTTGCGCGCCTGAAGGCGGTGGGTGTCGATTACATTTTCGCCAATTCCGGGACGGATTTCCCGCCGATCATCGAAGGGCTGGCAGAAGCTTCGGCCAAGCAGATCCCGCTACCAAAGGCCATCGTCATCCCGCATGAAAACGCGGCCATGGGCATGGCGCATGGTTACTATCTGGCGACGGGGCGAGCGCAGGCAGTGATGGCTCATACCAATGTCGGTCTCGCCAATTGCGCGATTGGTGCCATCAACGCTGCGACCGAGCATGTTCCCATGCTCGTCTTCTCCGGCCGCACGCCCGTCGTCGAAAAGGGCCGGCTCGGCGCCCGCACGGTGCCGATCGGCTGGGGTCAGGAAATGCGTGACCAGGCCGCCATGATCCGCGAATCGGTCAAGTGGGACTACGAGCTGAAATTTCCGGAACAGGCGGTCGACATCATCGACCGGGCCTTTGCTATCGCCAATTCCACCCCACGCGGGCCGGTCTATCTGAGCCTGCCGCGCGAGGTTCTCTGTGAGCCTTGTCCGTCGGACGAGCTCGAAGGCCGGGCAACGATTGCGGCCGCGAGTGCCGCGCCGCGCCGCGCCGATATCGAGGCTGTCGCCAAACTGCTGAGCGAAGCAAAGAACCCGCTGATCATCGCGCAGCGTGGCGCAGGCTCGGCGGAAGGTTTCGAGACCCTGTCGCGCCTTGCCGACGACTGGGGCATTGCGATTTGTCAATATTGGGCCATCCAACTAGCCGCGCCGACCGACCATCCTATGGCGGTGGGCGGCGATCCGGCCGAATGGCTTGCCAAGGCCGATCTCGTACTGGTGATCGACAGCCTTGCGCCATGGTCGCCCGACATTCATGCGCTAAAGCCCGGCTGCAAGGTTGTGCATATCGGCGAGGATCCGCTCTATGCGCGCTTCCCCATTCGCAACTTCCCCTGTGATCTGGCGCTTGTCGGCGATACCGCCGATGTCATCATAGAGTTCGCCGATGCGGCTTCAGGCTTCCTGTCGAGGACGGAAACGGCGCGCGATGCTCGCCGCGCCGAGGTCGCAACTGCCGCCGCTAAGAGCCGCTCCATCGTTCTCGAACGCGCCGCGGCGGGCCGTGGCCCGGTCATGTCCAAGGCCTTCGTCAGCACCTGCCTTTCCAAGGCGATTGAGGGAATGGACGCGGCGGTACTTTCAGAGCTTGGTGCGCCGCTAGAGGAGCTGACGTTGCGCTCGCCCAATAGCTGGTTTCAGGAACCGCATTCCGGCGGTCTTGGTTGGTGCTTTCCGGCAGCGCTTGGCATGAAGCTCGCCCGGCCGGACAGGCTGGTCGTCGCCACCATGGGCGATGGCTCCTACATGTTCTCCAACCCAGTTGCCTGCCACCAGATTGCTGAAGCGGCGGAAATTCCGCTGCTTATTCTGGTTCTAAACAATTCCGAATGGGGGGCAGTACGCCAGTCGGTGCTCGGCGTCTATCCGGACGGATATGCGGCGAAGGCGAACACCATGCCGCTGGTTTCGCTTGCGCCGACGCCGGACTTTACCAAGGTGGCGGCGGCGAGCCGCGCCTGGACTGCCCGGGTGGATCGCGCGGAGGATCTCGACGCGGCTCTGGCAGCCGCGATCGAACAGGTGACGATACACAAGACCCAGGCTCTCGTCGAAATCCGGATCGCGCCCTGA
- a CDS encoding alpha-hydroxy-acid oxidizing protein, whose protein sequence is MTLLNVEEYRRKARRLLPRFVFDYLDGGSEDEVALKENLRAFEAIKMTPRLLNNVSARDYSVEWFGQRLPMPIVIAPTGLNGLYRRDGDILLARAASRLGIPFTLSTASNNSIEDVAKASNGDLWFQLYVMNRDFADQLVDRAFAADFSHLVLTVDVAMGGKRERDERNNFVMPFRFRPKTIADILCHPRWLWDVGRHGAPLMANLATDTVTDPNTQAALLSRKMDASFDWDDLKRLRDRWPRRLLVKGLLHPDDAERAVALGVDAVVVSNHGGRQLDIAPAPIDVLPRFSVVNAPIIVDSGIRRGSDIVKAISLGASAVMIGRAALFGLAVGGEQGVVEVIELLRREIDRTQALLGTRELVRSSSGVFLPDARGALGAD, encoded by the coding sequence ATGACCCTTCTCAACGTCGAGGAATACAGGCGCAAGGCGCGACGCCTGTTACCGCGCTTTGTCTTTGACTATCTGGACGGCGGCTCCGAAGACGAGGTCGCGCTCAAGGAAAACCTTAGGGCTTTCGAGGCGATCAAAATGACGCCACGACTGCTCAACAATGTCTCCGCCCGCGACTACAGCGTCGAATGGTTCGGGCAACGTCTACCGATGCCGATCGTCATCGCGCCGACCGGGCTTAACGGCCTTTACCGGCGTGACGGAGATATTTTGCTTGCCAGGGCTGCTTCCAGACTGGGTATCCCCTTCACCTTGTCGACGGCCTCGAATAATTCCATCGAAGACGTCGCCAAGGCTTCGAATGGCGATCTGTGGTTCCAGCTTTATGTCATGAACCGCGATTTCGCTGATCAGTTGGTGGATCGGGCGTTTGCGGCCGACTTCAGCCATCTGGTTTTGACGGTGGATGTTGCGATGGGCGGCAAGCGGGAGCGCGACGAGCGGAACAACTTCGTAATGCCGTTCCGCTTCCGCCCCAAGACAATCGCAGATATACTTTGCCATCCGCGTTGGCTGTGGGACGTCGGCCGGCACGGCGCACCACTAATGGCTAATCTCGCCACAGACACGGTGACAGATCCCAATACGCAGGCAGCACTTCTTTCCCGCAAGATGGATGCGAGTTTCGATTGGGACGATTTGAAACGTCTGCGCGACCGCTGGCCACGTCGTCTGCTGGTTAAGGGGCTTTTACACCCTGACGACGCTGAGCGCGCTGTCGCTCTCGGCGTTGATGCAGTCGTTGTCTCCAACCATGGCGGCCGCCAACTCGACATAGCTCCGGCACCTATCGACGTTCTGCCTCGCTTTTCCGTCGTCAACGCCCCGATCATCGTCGATAGCGGCATCCGGCGTGGCAGCGACATCGTCAAGGCGATCTCGTTGGGTGCGAGCGCGGTCATGATCGGCCGCGCTGCCCTGTTCGGCCTTGCTGTCGGTGGTGAGCAGGGGGTAGTCGAGGTGATTGAGCTTCTGAGACGCGAGATTGACAGAACACAAGCGCTGTTAGGGACGAGGGAGCTTGTGCGATCATCTTCCGGCGTATTCTTGCCTGATGCTAGAGGGGCGCTCGGGGCCGACTAG